Proteins from a single region of Streptomyces sp. TN58:
- the cpaB gene encoding Flp pilus assembly protein CpaB: MNSRQRRGVILLILSVLCALGAFAGVLVVIGDVNSKVGSEVVAYRAKADIVPYSPLADSQFEEVRIPARWLSGTAVTDLAALKDKIALTTLKKGSLLQSDMFVDRPQLQPGEQEIAIMIDAATGVAGKITSGAKVNIIATFKGAKDTEPSRSVIIVANARVLGVGKLTALEKDSDRKGPSEAVPITFALSTKDTQRVAYAESFAEHVRLALVAPGTDSAPSADDRTYTLDGDR; this comes from the coding sequence ATGAACTCACGCCAGCGCCGCGGCGTCATTCTGCTGATCCTGTCGGTCCTGTGCGCCCTGGGAGCCTTCGCCGGAGTCCTCGTGGTGATCGGCGACGTCAACTCCAAGGTCGGGTCCGAGGTCGTCGCCTACCGCGCCAAGGCGGACATAGTCCCGTACAGCCCGCTGGCGGACAGCCAGTTCGAGGAGGTCAGGATCCCCGCGCGCTGGCTCTCCGGCACCGCCGTCACCGACCTCGCCGCCCTGAAGGACAAGATCGCGCTCACCACCCTGAAGAAGGGATCGCTGCTCCAGTCGGACATGTTCGTCGACCGGCCGCAGCTCCAGCCCGGCGAGCAGGAGATCGCCATCATGATCGACGCGGCGACGGGAGTGGCCGGGAAGATCACCTCCGGCGCCAAGGTCAACATCATCGCCACCTTCAAGGGCGCCAAGGACACCGAACCCTCCCGCTCGGTGATCATCGTCGCCAACGCCCGGGTCCTGGGCGTCGGCAAGCTCACCGCCCTGGAGAAGGACAGCGACCGCAAGGGCCCCTCCGAGGCCGTCCCGATCACCTTCGCCCTCAGCACCAAGGACACCCAGCGCGTCGCGTACGCCGAGTCCTTCGCGGAGCACGTGCGCCTCGCGCTGGTCGCCCCCGGCACCGACTCCGCGCCCTCCGCCGACGACCGTACGTACACCCTCGACGGGGACAGGTGA
- a CDS encoding AAA family ATPase — protein sequence MTTRILPAVGDPDAARIFSTLLSQLPSAQPADPVADSTTLLDTLARLAADSLDELPEVVLVHERIGPVPALELIREVALRFPAVGVVLVSSDAGPALFSAAMDSGARGLVGLPLSYEELAARVQAAAQWAVGVRRHLGRAAADAVTGPGGRVVTVTGAKGGVGTTFTAVQFALAAAASGRRTALVDMDLQAGDVGSYLDVQFRRSIADLAGIQDISQRVLQDAVYEDRTGLALLLAPADGERGEEVDDRAARHIVGALRTRYELVVVDCGTQVTGANAAAVEMADVAVLVTTPDVIAVRATKRMVRMWERLQVRKAEDTSVVVNRWSKHTEIQPALIEKITKTRATRTPVPAAFKELQAVVDAGRVQDLDNRSTVKQALWTLAGELGLLAPAPDTPAPSGSPGGALTLRAAGTVSRLRRGREG from the coding sequence ATGACCACGCGAATCCTCCCCGCCGTCGGCGACCCGGACGCCGCCCGCATCTTCTCCACCCTGCTGAGCCAGCTCCCCTCGGCACAACCGGCGGATCCCGTCGCCGACTCGACCACCCTGCTGGACACCCTGGCCCGGCTCGCCGCGGACTCCCTCGACGAACTCCCCGAGGTGGTCCTCGTACACGAGCGGATCGGTCCGGTGCCCGCCCTGGAACTCATCCGGGAGGTGGCCCTGCGCTTCCCGGCGGTGGGTGTCGTCCTGGTCTCCTCGGACGCCGGGCCCGCGCTCTTCTCCGCCGCCATGGACTCCGGCGCCCGGGGCCTGGTCGGCCTGCCGCTGTCCTACGAGGAACTGGCCGCCCGCGTCCAGGCCGCCGCCCAGTGGGCCGTCGGAGTCCGCCGCCACCTGGGCAGGGCCGCCGCCGACGCCGTCACCGGGCCGGGCGGACGGGTGGTCACCGTCACCGGCGCCAAGGGCGGAGTGGGCACCACCTTCACCGCCGTCCAGTTCGCACTCGCCGCGGCCGCCTCGGGACGGCGTACCGCACTGGTCGACATGGACCTCCAGGCCGGCGACGTGGGCTCGTACCTCGACGTGCAGTTCCGGCGCTCCATCGCCGACCTCGCCGGCATCCAGGACATCTCGCAGAGAGTCCTGCAGGACGCCGTGTACGAGGACCGCACCGGCCTGGCGCTGCTGCTCGCACCGGCCGACGGCGAACGCGGCGAGGAGGTCGACGACCGGGCCGCCCGCCACATCGTCGGCGCCCTGCGCACCCGCTACGAACTCGTCGTCGTCGACTGCGGGACCCAGGTCACCGGCGCCAACGCCGCCGCGGTCGAGATGGCCGACGTCGCCGTCCTGGTCACCACACCCGACGTGATCGCGGTACGGGCCACCAAGCGCATGGTCCGGATGTGGGAACGCCTCCAGGTCCGCAAGGCCGAGGACACCTCGGTGGTCGTCAACCGCTGGAGCAAGCACACCGAGATCCAGCCCGCCCTCATCGAGAAGATCACCAAGACCCGCGCCACCCGCACCCCCGTCCCGGCCGCCTTCAAGGAACTCCAGGCCGTGGTGGACGCCGGCCGCGTCCAGGACCTCGACAACCGGTCGACGGTCAAGCAGGCCCTGTGGACTCTCGCCGGCGAACTCGGCCTCCTGGCCCCCGCCCCCGACACGCCCGCCCCCTCGGGCTCCCCGGGCGGCGCCCTGACCCTGCGCGCCGCGGGCACGGTCTCCCGCCTGCGCCGCGGCCGGGAGGGCTGA
- a CDS encoding TadE/TadG family type IV pilus assembly protein translates to MPAGRAVGGERGRRGDRGQVAIEFVGTVPLILLLVAAVWECVLIGYAFSLAGNAADEAARAGAVHGPQACQAAAQEHIGAAWGPKAVCVRSGDIMRAKVTLGVPVFFPGLDFGEIDATGGAALEKEAE, encoded by the coding sequence ATGCCCGCGGGAAGAGCGGTCGGGGGCGAGCGGGGCCGCCGGGGCGACCGGGGCCAGGTGGCGATCGAGTTCGTCGGCACGGTCCCGCTGATCCTGCTCCTGGTGGCGGCGGTCTGGGAGTGCGTCCTGATCGGCTACGCCTTCTCCCTGGCGGGCAACGCGGCGGACGAGGCGGCCAGGGCGGGGGCGGTGCACGGGCCCCAGGCCTGCCAGGCGGCCGCGCAGGAGCACATCGGGGCCGCCTGGGGACCCAAGGCCGTCTGCGTGCGGTCCGGCGACATCATGCGGGCGAAGGTCACCCTCGGCGTGCCGGTCTTCTTCCCCGGCCTCGACTTCGGCGAGATCGACGCCACCGGCGGCGCGGCACTGGAGAAGGAGGCCGAGTGA
- a CDS encoding TadE/TadG family type IV pilus assembly protein — protein sequence MRRRIRSDRGQVALEYIGFIPILLFVALCGIQLGWVAYVHEQADTAARTAARVEAQHRGRGEAAGVAAVREGIGADVRVTRTGDAITAVAVIPVNSIIPGLNPEPAKATAVMPDDDPEETGP from the coding sequence ATGAGGCGGCGCATCCGTTCCGACCGGGGCCAAGTCGCCCTGGAGTACATCGGCTTCATACCGATCCTGCTGTTCGTAGCCCTGTGCGGCATCCAGCTCGGCTGGGTCGCGTACGTGCACGAGCAGGCGGACACGGCCGCCCGTACGGCCGCACGCGTGGAGGCCCAGCACCGGGGCCGGGGCGAGGCGGCGGGGGTGGCGGCCGTGAGGGAGGGGATCGGCGCTGACGTCCGCGTGACCAGGACCGGCGACGCGATCACAGCCGTCGCTGTCATCCCCGTCAACTCGATCATTCCCGGGCTGAACCCCGAACCGGCCAAGGCCACAGCCGTCATGCCCGACGACGACCCGGAGGAGACCGGACCATGA
- a CDS encoding CpaF family protein: MSLRSRVSTPDDRHSPREDGRLVSSYRAKLLEEIDLAEMSALAPAERRARLERVLGHIISREGPVLSTVERAQLIRRVVDEALGLGVLEPLLEDASISEIMVNGPDQIFVERAGRVEQLPLRFASHEQLMQTIERIVSTVNRRVDEANPMVDARLPSGERVNVIIPPLSLTGATLTIRRFPRAFTLHEMIALGSLDEQMLLLLSGLVQAKMNVIVSGATGTGKTTLLNALSGLIPEGERIITIEDSAELQLQQAHVIRLESRPANVEGKGRITIRDLVRNSLRMRPDRIIVGEVRGGETLDMLQAMSTGHDGSLATVHANSSSDALTRLQTLASMSEVEIPFEALQDQINSAVNVIVQLTRFGDGSRRITEISILESHGREPFRITTVCRFVAHPMGPDGRVHGFFEYRPLPRRIAERLYMNNQPIPQAFGVALPDDPLTTPHITRTAL; encoded by the coding sequence ATGAGCCTGCGTTCCCGGGTCAGCACCCCCGACGACCGCCACAGCCCCCGAGAGGACGGCCGGCTGGTCTCCTCCTACCGCGCCAAGCTGCTGGAGGAGATCGACCTCGCCGAGATGTCCGCGCTCGCGCCCGCCGAGCGCCGGGCGCGCCTGGAACGCGTACTCGGGCACATCATCAGCCGCGAGGGCCCCGTCCTGTCCACCGTCGAACGCGCGCAGCTCATCCGCCGCGTCGTCGACGAGGCCCTCGGCCTCGGCGTACTCGAACCGCTCCTCGAAGACGCCTCCATCTCCGAGATCATGGTCAACGGCCCCGACCAGATCTTCGTCGAGAGGGCCGGCCGCGTCGAACAGCTCCCGCTCCGCTTCGCCTCGCACGAACAGCTCATGCAGACCATCGAGCGCATCGTCTCGACCGTCAACCGCCGCGTCGACGAGGCCAATCCCATGGTCGACGCGCGCCTGCCGAGCGGCGAGCGCGTCAACGTCATCATCCCGCCGCTCTCCCTGACCGGCGCCACCCTCACCATCCGCCGCTTCCCCCGCGCCTTCACCCTGCACGAGATGATCGCCCTCGGCTCCCTCGACGAGCAGATGCTCCTGCTGCTGTCCGGGCTGGTGCAGGCGAAGATGAACGTGATCGTCTCCGGCGCCACCGGCACCGGCAAGACCACCCTCCTCAACGCCCTCTCCGGCCTGATCCCGGAGGGCGAGCGCATCATCACCATCGAGGACTCCGCCGAACTCCAGCTCCAGCAGGCCCACGTCATCCGCCTGGAATCCCGGCCCGCGAACGTGGAGGGCAAGGGCCGGATCACCATCCGCGACCTCGTACGCAACTCCCTGCGCATGCGCCCCGACCGCATCATCGTCGGCGAGGTCCGCGGCGGCGAGACCCTCGACATGCTCCAGGCCATGTCCACCGGCCACGACGGCTCGCTGGCAACCGTCCACGCCAACAGCTCCTCCGACGCCCTCACGCGCCTGCAGACCCTGGCCTCCATGTCGGAGGTCGAGATCCCCTTCGAAGCACTCCAGGACCAGATCAACAGCGCCGTCAACGTCATCGTCCAGCTGACGCGCTTCGGCGACGGCTCGCGCCGCATCACGGAGATCTCCATCCTCGAATCACACGGCCGCGAACCCTTCCGGATCACCACCGTCTGCCGTTTCGTCGCCCATCCCATGGGGCCGGACGGCCGCGTCCACGGCTTCTTCGAGTACCGCCCGCTGCCCCGCCGCATCGCCGAACGCCTCTACATGAACAACCAGCCCATCCCGCAGGCCTTCGGCGTCGCCCTGCCGGACGACCCGCTCACCACCCCGCACATCACACGGACCGCCCTGTGA
- a CDS encoding type II secretion system F family protein: MNPLILLTLGITLLACVLAVVGLQAYAAGRAQHAALVERLSASGAPEPLGRARRFRKIDRRLRKTKLGRRIEQKLATTGLDLTPGEFLVYMLASVAGVWLIASSLLAPFFGPVAGLIGGWAANAFLNWQRARRTERFINQLPDLARILANATQAGLALRTAIGIAAEELEAPAGEELARVADRLAVGHSIEESLGELTERLPSRELVVLVSTLVLSARAGGAIVDSLRNLTVTLEQRKETRREIRTQLSQVTVTAYLVPAIGLGSLLLVDMMMPGALDRMTGAFLGQTAVLVALGLFALGFVLIRRLSKIDV, translated from the coding sequence GTGAACCCACTGATCCTCCTCACCCTCGGCATCACGCTGCTGGCCTGCGTGCTCGCGGTCGTCGGCCTCCAGGCGTACGCGGCCGGCCGCGCCCAGCACGCCGCCCTCGTCGAACGCCTCTCGGCGAGCGGCGCACCCGAACCGCTCGGCCGCGCACGCCGCTTCCGGAAGATCGACCGCCGACTGCGGAAGACGAAGCTCGGCCGGCGCATCGAGCAGAAGCTGGCGACGACCGGCCTGGACCTCACACCCGGCGAGTTCCTCGTCTACATGCTCGCCTCCGTCGCGGGCGTCTGGCTCATCGCCTCGTCCCTCCTCGCGCCCTTCTTCGGACCGGTCGCCGGCCTCATCGGCGGCTGGGCGGCGAACGCCTTCCTGAACTGGCAGCGGGCACGGCGTACGGAGCGCTTCATCAACCAGCTGCCCGACCTGGCCCGCATCCTCGCCAACGCCACGCAGGCCGGGCTGGCCCTGCGTACCGCCATCGGCATCGCGGCGGAGGAACTGGAAGCGCCGGCCGGCGAGGAACTGGCCCGGGTCGCCGACCGCCTCGCCGTGGGCCACTCCATCGAGGAATCCCTCGGGGAACTCACCGAACGCCTGCCGTCGCGCGAACTCGTCGTCCTCGTCTCCACCCTCGTGCTGTCGGCCCGCGCGGGCGGCGCGATCGTGGACAGCCTGCGCAACCTGACGGTGACGCTGGAGCAGCGCAAGGAGACCCGCCGCGAGATCCGCACCCAGCTGTCCCAGGTCACGGTGACGGCCTACCTGGTCCCCGCCATCGGGCTCGGCTCGCTGCTGCTCGTCGACATGATGATGCCGGGCGCGCTGGACCGGATGACGGGCGCGTTCCTCGGGCAGACGGCCGTCCTCGTCGCCCTCGGCCTCTTCGCGCTCGGCTTCGTCCTCATCCGCCGCCTCTCGAAGATCGACGTGTGA
- a CDS encoding DUF5936 domain-containing protein produces MTALLLALAVSLSVFGAFHGIRLYRADVKLPSDLALALEVGATRTTAVGSLVDRIGIRWAPLVLRAMGAARVARKRRQIDMAGNPAGLTIDRYAARRAVYGVLGAAGAFSMLVNGQLVAALLMVAFGLFWIEVGLWSAIRVRRDHIERTLPDFLDVLAVVVSAGLGFRQALDRVAGKYEGPWADEVRITLQQMDMGVSRRQAFDELRRRNDSEQVAQFVTALQQGEELGSPIVDTLIAIAEDMRRTDAQNARRRAARAVPKATFAVTMFMLPGTLILLVCGFVYGANVDFGALFGGG; encoded by the coding sequence ATGACCGCACTCCTCCTCGCCCTCGCCGTGAGCCTTTCCGTCTTCGGGGCCTTCCACGGCATCCGCCTCTACCGGGCGGACGTGAAGCTCCCCTCCGACCTGGCCCTGGCCCTGGAGGTCGGGGCGACCCGTACGACGGCGGTCGGATCGCTGGTCGACCGCATCGGCATCCGCTGGGCGCCGCTGGTCCTGCGCGCGATGGGCGCCGCCCGGGTGGCCCGCAAGCGCCGGCAGATCGACATGGCGGGCAACCCGGCCGGCCTGACGATCGACCGGTACGCGGCCCGGCGTGCGGTGTACGGGGTACTGGGCGCCGCGGGCGCCTTCTCCATGCTGGTCAACGGCCAGCTGGTCGCGGCCCTGCTGATGGTGGCGTTCGGCCTGTTCTGGATCGAGGTCGGCCTGTGGTCGGCCATCCGGGTCCGCCGCGACCACATCGAGCGGACGCTGCCGGACTTTCTGGACGTGCTCGCCGTGGTGGTGAGCGCGGGGCTGGGCTTCCGGCAGGCGCTGGACCGGGTGGCCGGCAAGTACGAGGGGCCGTGGGCGGACGAGGTCCGCATCACGCTCCAGCAGATGGACATGGGTGTCAGCCGCCGGCAGGCCTTCGACGAACTGCGGCGGCGCAACGACAGCGAGCAGGTCGCGCAGTTCGTGACCGCCCTCCAGCAGGGCGAGGAGCTGGGCTCCCCGATCGTCGACACGCTGATCGCGATCGCCGAGGACATGCGCCGTACGGACGCCCAGAACGCCCGCCGGCGGGCGGCGCGGGCCGTGCCGAAGGCGACGTTCGCGGTGACGATGTTCATGCTGCCGGGCACGCTCATCCTCCTCGTGTGCGGCTTCGTGTACGGCGCGAACGTCGACTTCGGCGCGCTGTTCGGGGGTGGCTGA
- a CDS encoding response regulator gives MARLSVLIADGNPVIRAGLAAILGAAGDVDVTAQAADGREALSLTRRHAPDVVLLDVRMPGVDGISALPHLVQLAPVLMLTYSREADIVREALLLGAGGYLVHGEFTADDLVRAVHDAPLGRPHFTPTAASALLAELRASSHPQRDVAQSSERMHNSVDFGLSSREVEIMDLIASGMSNQQIAAACFISEKTVKNHINRIFAKLRSATRSEAIARWLGTARPGVTGHG, from the coding sequence ATGGCGCGGCTGAGCGTGCTCATCGCCGACGGGAACCCGGTCATCAGGGCCGGCCTCGCGGCCATCCTGGGCGCGGCCGGTGACGTGGACGTGACGGCCCAGGCCGCGGACGGCCGCGAGGCGCTGAGCCTGACCCGCCGGCACGCGCCGGACGTGGTCCTGCTGGACGTCCGGATGCCGGGGGTGGACGGGATCTCGGCGCTGCCGCACCTGGTGCAGCTGGCGCCCGTACTGATGCTGACGTACAGCAGGGAGGCCGACATCGTCCGCGAGGCCCTGCTGCTGGGCGCCGGCGGCTACCTCGTACACGGCGAGTTCACGGCCGACGACCTGGTCAGGGCCGTCCACGACGCCCCCCTGGGCCGCCCCCACTTCACGCCGACGGCGGCGAGCGCCCTGCTGGCGGAACTCCGCGCCTCTTCGCATCCGCAACGCGATGTGGCACAGTCGTCCGAGCGGATGCACAACTCGGTCGACTTCGGGCTCAGTTCGCGTGAGGTGGAGATCATGGATCTGATCGCGTCCGGGATGAGCAACCAGCAGATCGCCGCCGCCTGCTTCATCAGCGAGAAGACGGTCAAGAACCACATCAACCGCATCTTCGCGAAGCTCCGGAGCGCCACGCGCAGCGAGGCGATAGCCCGCTGGCTGGGAACCGCCCGTCCAGGAGTGACCGGTCATGGGTAG
- a CDS encoding pilus assembly protein TadG-related protein, with product MTSLERRTADRGQAFPIYVVVVAGLLFAALAFFVVGQASVKRSDAQGAADAAALAAGRAVRDDVLLGLDLAALTSGDWEKILGGKAFAVGEACGEATAFAAKNDATVTSCDPAGPRFTVTVETRGAVGQSVIPGTESMHATATATALIKPKCHLGAASTPTPTASPTTPGEGGSTAPPTPTPPTVTFACGGDLIKLDPLKPGSLSGLTKKLFSVRLVG from the coding sequence ATGACGTCGCTTGAACGGCGAACGGCCGACCGTGGCCAGGCCTTTCCCATCTACGTCGTCGTGGTGGCGGGTCTGCTCTTTGCCGCGCTCGCCTTCTTCGTCGTCGGCCAGGCTTCCGTCAAGCGAAGCGACGCCCAGGGTGCTGCGGACGCCGCAGCTCTGGCTGCCGGGCGGGCGGTCAGGGACGATGTGCTGCTGGGTCTCGACCTGGCCGCGCTGACATCTGGCGACTGGGAGAAGATCCTCGGAGGGAAGGCCTTCGCGGTCGGCGAAGCATGTGGCGAGGCCACCGCCTTCGCAGCGAAAAACGACGCGACAGTGACGTCATGTGATCCCGCAGGCCCCAGGTTCACCGTCACGGTGGAGACCCGGGGAGCAGTTGGTCAATCCGTGATTCCCGGGACCGAGAGCATGCACGCGACTGCAACAGCCACAGCTTTGATAAAGCCGAAGTGCCACCTGGGTGCGGCATCCACTCCAACGCCCACCGCTAGCCCCACCACGCCAGGGGAGGGCGGCTCGACGGCCCCGCCGACGCCTACTCCGCCAACGGTGACTTTCGCTTGCGGCGGGGATCTGATCAAGCTCGACCCGCTCAAGCCCGGCTCGCTCAGCGGATTGACCAAGAAACTGTTCAGCGTGCGACTCGTCGGCTGA